GATGGGCCCCGGATGGCGGACGGTGTGCCTACACTTCGTACTCCAGCGGCTGGCCGGATGTGTGGATTCAGGATCTGGACACCGGATCGCGGGAGCGGGTTGCTCACTTCGAGGGGTTGAACGCGCAGGGAGATTTTTCTCCGGATGGCGGGAGACTGGTACTGACGATCTCCCGCGACGGGAACCCCGAGATCCATGGGATGGATCTCGAGACCGGCAAGGTCCGTCGTCTGACCCGGCATCGCGCGACGGACAACTCTCCGGTCTGGTCACCGGACGGGGGGAGGATCGCGTTTGTGTCGGATCGGTCCGGGGGGCCGCAGGTCTATGTGCTGGATCTGGAGACAAGGGAAGTGCGTCGGGTTACCTTTCGCGGGAGCTACAACACCTCTCCGGACTGGTCGCCTGACGGGAGGAAGATCGCGTACAGTTCCTTTCGATCAGGAGGGTTTGAGGTGCGCGTCGTGGACCTCGCTACGCGAAGAGTGGAGACGGTCGCATCCGGCGGGGACTGCGAGGATCCGAGTTGGTCGCCCGATGGCCGGAGTCTGCTGTACAGTCGCTCGGCTGGCCGGGTGGGGGAGAGAACGGAGCTGGTGATCACACATCTGAAGGAACGGCGGACCATCCGGATCTCCCGGGGGGTGGGCCGTTTTCTGGCGCCGGACTGGTCGCCGCTTCTGCGGCGGACGGAGGAGGAAGGACGATGACGCGCAGGAAGGGAATGCGAGCATACGGGATTGTCACGATCCTGAGTGCGGTGGGAATCATGGCGGTGCTTCTGGGCGGATGCTGGAGAAAACCGGAAGTGGAGACGGATCCTGTGGTTCCGCCCGAACCCCCGGTGGTTGTGGAGACGGAGACGGTGGAGGAAGTGCAGCCGCCGGAGCGAGAAGAAACCACGGTGTTTGTGGATCCGAATGTGGAGCACGCGTCGGTGCTTCGACCGATTCTGTTCGACTTCAACAAGTACGCCATTACTGCGGCCGCTCGCCCGATGCTGGAGGAGATCGCGGTCCTGCTGCGAGAGAATGCGGCCTGGAGTGTCCTGGTGGAAGGGCACTGCGATGAACGCGGCACGGACGAGTACAACCTCGCCCTCGGTGAGCAGCGTGCTCAGTCTGCCGTCCGCTATCTGTCGGAGCTTGGGGTCGGGAAGGAGCGTTTCCAGACGCTGTCCTATGGTGAGGAGCGCCCGGCCGCGCCGGGCCATGACGAGGAGTCCTGGGCACTGAACCGTCGGGCTGAGTTCCGCGTCGAAGCGCCGGGATCGTGATGACTCGCCGGGGGCTTGCGGTGCTTGTGGGAGGAGTCCTTCTCCTCCCCGGGTGCCTGGCAACCAGGAGTCAACTGGCGGCGGTCGAGGCCGACATCAGTCGCCAGGATGCCTGGAATGACGAGAAACTCCTCCAGTTCGAGGCGGAACTGGAGGCGTTGCGTGCGGAGAATGAGGCGCTGCGCGCGCGGCTCGGCGTCACGGAGGATCAGGCGGAGGCGTTTGCGTCGGTGATCGGTGAGCGTCTGCAAGTAACGGCCGGGCGAGCGGAAGAGGCGGACGGCGAAATCGGCCGCCAGATCAGTCGCGTGGAGGGCGTGATCGCCGAGACGGAACGCAAGCGGGCGAAGGAGCGTGCGGAGGATCAGGCCGAAATCGGGAGGCGTCTGGAGGCTATCGTGGAGGAAGTGCTGCGTGAGAACACGCTTCTGGCGACCCGTCTGGAGAAGCTGGAGTCGAGTGCGTTCACCTATGGACAGCTCCACGCCGTGCAGACCGGAGAGACGGTGGAATCCATCGCGCGGAAGTACGGCGTAACGGCGGCGGATCTCATCCGAGCGAACGATCTCCCCAATGCCAACCTCATCCGCGAAGGGCAGGAGCTGCTGGTGCCGGGAGTGAGTGAATAGCCGGGAGCACCCTCCGGCGAAGCACCATCGGACTAGCCGGGCCACCAGCCCGGCCGGAACAGCCCGAGGATCCAGCCGGGCAGCGTGACCGCGGCCGCCCGGCCGGGCGCTGCGCCGGTGAGGGCACGCATGCCTGCTATCCGAAGCAAGAGGGTCCATCCTGCGGCAAGCGTCAGTCGGTGGCCCACTCCAGTCGGAACGGGCAGTCCCAGGTCCGGCGGAAGGAGTGCGGCGAGACTGGTGGACGGCGTGCGAAGCGGCGTGAGATCCGGAGCAAACTCCGGGCCTGCACTCCATACGGAGACGAGGTCTGCCAGCGCGCCGATTGCCTCCGGCGCCGCGGCCAGGGCGACCACCCGCTGAGCGTCGATCATGCGGATGCGGTGCCCGAGGGTTCGTGCGGCACCGGCAAGGAGCCCCCCCGCGATGACGCCGTCGGTGATCTTCGCCAGCGGAGCGAAGACCATGGCCTCCCGATAGAGGCCGCCGACCGACGCAGCCAGTCGTTCCGCGTCTGCCGACGAGAGTCCGGCTTCGGCGAGGGTTTCGACAACGCGTGCCGCGACCGATACGGAGAGCCACCCGAGTCCGGCGAGAACCGCGGTCAGCATGACCCACGATCGGGCGGGGGAGTGGTGCGAGCGGTGGGCACGGATGCAGGCGCGGCCCGGATCCACAAGCGCACGGACGATGTTCCCGGGCATGCTCCCTCCTCTTTCTCGGTTCCTGTCCGGTTTCTGCCCACCCGGGGACCCCCCGCCCCCCACCCACCTCCACCACCGGGGAGACCCTCGCGATGAAGCAAAGGAGATGGCCGCGACGGTGGCACCGGCCAGGAGCGCGAGTCCCAAGACGCGTAATGACGGTTATCCCGCCGCGACCCGCGACTCCCCTCTGATCGGAGAGCCGCGCCCCGGTTCCCAGCAAGAGCCGTGCCCGCAGAGCCATCGCGAAGGGGCCGCAGGCCCCCTTCTCCGGGCGCGGGTACAACTCGCCGCGTCGCTTTCGTCCACCTGGGTTGTACCCCTTGACGAGAGGCCCACCTGCCGGAGACATTCACGCGAAGGGAGGGAGCCGATGCTTCTCGGCGCTCACATGTCGGTTGCGGGAGGTGCCCCCACGGCGTTTGCCCGCGCGGAAAGCGTGGGGTGTACCGCGCTCCAGATCTTCGTGAAGAACGCCAATCGCTGGAAGGGGCGGCCCCTCGGGGATGAGGAGGTCCGGGACTTTGCGGCAGAGCGCGCACGGTCCGGCATTCTCCCGGTCTTCGCGCATGCGTCCTACCTGATCAACCTTGGAAGCCCCGATTCCGCGCTGTGGGAACGCTCCATCCGGGCGCTCGTGGATGAGTTGGAGCGCTGCGAGCGGCTGAAACTCAACGGACTCGTCGTTCATCCCGGGGCGCATGTGGGTAGCGGGGAGGAGGCGGGGTTGCTTCGGATCGCGCGGGGCCTGGATCGCGTGATTGCGGCCACGGAAGGGTTCGCGTGCCCGGTGCTCCTGGAGACGACGGCCGGGCAGGGATCGACCCTCGGCTGGCGCTTCGAGCATCTGGCGAGCATTCGCGAAGGGGTGTCCGATCCCGCGCGGATTGCATTCTGTTTCGACACCTGCCACTCATTCACCGCCGGTTACGACCTTCGCGATGAAGAGTCCGTCCGTGAAGCTCTGGCCGAGTTCGACCGCGTTTGCGGACTGGACTCACTCCGTGCGATTCATGCCAACGATTCGCTCAAGCCCTTCGCCAGCCGCCGCGATCGTCACGCGCACATCGGGTGCGGAGAGATCGGGAATGCCGGGTTTGCCGCGCTTCTTCGCGCGCCGGAGTTGCAGAGCGTTCCCTTCCTTCTGGAGACCCCGAAAGGAAGCGAACTCCTGGAGGATGCGCGAAACCTGGAAGTCCTGCGTGCGCTGGCTCGCGGCGAAAATCCCGATCCCGGGCCGCCTCCGTCCACGCCGGAGTGGGCCAAGGGTGTTCTTGCGTGACCCGCCATCGGCTCATTCTACACGGAGTCTTGCAGGGCATTCTGTTTGGGGTGGTGGCTGGCGTTCTTGACGCGGTCTTCTCGCGCAATGAGTTTCTGGATCGGCGTCTGCTGACCGTCGCGGTATTGGACTGGGTAGCCTGCCTTGCGCTCTTGGGGGCGGTGCTGGGTATTCTGGCGGCGCTTCTCGTTCATTCCGGACATTCCGCCCGCCGCTTCCGTTCTTCCCGGGTCCTGGCCGCATCGACCAGCGCCGTCCTCGCCGTCTTCCCCGCCTGGTTTCTCGTTCTCGTTCAGCTCAATGTCGTCTATCTGGGGTCAGACACCGGTGCGCTGTCGCTGGGGGTGGATGCGGGCGTCACGGTGCTGGCGATCGCGGCCGGGCTGTTTCTCGTGCGCGGCCTCACGCACTCCTTCGCGTCAAGGGGGATCCTCGCGCGCATTCTTGCCAGCGCACCCGGCAGCCTCCTGCTGGCTGGCTCCTTCTTGTGCGTGGCTGCGCTCTCGTGGCAGGGCGGGCCTTCCGCCACGGGGCCGCCATCCGGTTCCGCTCCTGGCGATGCGCCGGATGTCGTCCTGGTGCTCGTGGACACGCTGCGGCGGGATCACCTCTCCGCGGAGGGATACGCCCGCACGACCAGCCCGTCGCTCGACGCGCTTGCGGCGGAGGGGGCCCGCTTCCCCCGTTTCACCAGCCCGAGTTGCTACACCAAACCGGCGGTCGCATCGTTGCTCACATCCCGTTACCCATCGGGGCACCGCGTTGGACACCTGCGGTCGGTTCTCCCGGAGCGGTTGCCCACGCTGGTCGAGGCGTTCCGCGATGCCGGTTACCGCACGGCGATGTTCTGCTCCAACCCGATCATCTCCGCAGAGTTCGGGTTCTCGCAGGGAGCGGAGGTCTTCCACGCGCTGGAGAAGGAGTTCACCTCCAAGACGCGCCTCGGCTACGCGCTCTTCCGTCTGGCTGAAGGCGGCCGGAACCTGCCGGGCGTTCGGCTGTGGAGCGGCCTCCTCCTCGGGATGGAGAAGCGTGTTCTGCGAGGACCGGGGGCGGAGGCGACCTCGCTGTCGGCTCCGGATGTGACCGAGGCCTTTCTCGACTGGCGGCGCTCACTGAGCGGCGCGCCTTCCTTCGCGTATCTGCACTACATGGAGCCGCACGCGCCGTATCGCGTGCCGGAGGGGGAGGCGCCGGACTTCGCCGGGGACGGCCCGGCCCCGGTTGCGGAGCACCCGTCGACCGTCGGGCTCTTTCTGCCGTTCTCCCGCGCGCAGAGCGTTCCCGACGAGACCCGCGAGGGAATGATCCTGGCCTACGACGCCGAAATCGCCTACCTCGACCGTGTGCTTGGCGGACTGTTCGACACACTGCGCACACACCCCGCCTCGGGTCGCGGAACGCTTCTCGCGGTGACCAGCGATCACGGAGAAGAGTTTCACGAGCATGGCGGCTGGGGGCACGGGCAGTCGCTGTACGAGGAACTCCTGGCCGTGCCGCTCGTGCTGGCCGGGCCGGGAGTGCCGGAAGGCGTTGTGGTCGACCAGGCTGCCGGGCTGCTGGATGTGGGGCCGACGCTCCTGGACCTTGCGGGTCTGGAGACTCCCGCCGGTATGTCCGGCCGCTCACTTCGCAGCGTGCTGGAGGCGGCATCTTCCGGGAATGTGCCGGAGCCATCTTCGGAGGACGAAGTCTTCGCGGAGATTCTCTACGGGAAGAACTACCGGGCGCGGTCCCTTCGGCGCGGGGAGTGGAAGGTGATTGTCAGCCGTCTGGACGATCGCGAAGAGGTTCGGCTGTACCACCTCATGACCGATCCCGGGGAGTTGAGGGATCTCGCGGGCGAGCAGCCGGACCGGCTGGCCGAACTGCGCGACCGCCTCCGTGCGCGGGTTGACCTTGCGAGAGAAGGCGGCGCGCCCGAAGCGAGCGCTCAGTTCGATCCGGTGACGGAAGAGCGGCTGCGCGCACTGGGATACCTGAAGTAAGGGGCCGCCCCGAAGAGCAGCCCCTCTCTCACCTGCCCGCCATTCCCGGCGTATGCAGCGGGTCTATTCCGCCACGACCTCGGGGATGGGGTGCGCAACCTCCTTCACGCGCTCCTCGTACTTGAACTCCTGATAGAAGGAGTTCCCTTCCGCCGTAT
The Gemmatimonadota bacterium DNA segment above includes these coding regions:
- a CDS encoding deoxyribonuclease IV; the encoded protein is MLLGAHMSVAGGAPTAFARAESVGCTALQIFVKNANRWKGRPLGDEEVRDFAAERARSGILPVFAHASYLINLGSPDSALWERSIRALVDELERCERLKLNGLVVHPGAHVGSGEEAGLLRIARGLDRVIAATEGFACPVLLETTAGQGSTLGWRFEHLASIREGVSDPARIAFCFDTCHSFTAGYDLRDEESVREALAEFDRVCGLDSLRAIHANDSLKPFASRRDRHAHIGCGEIGNAGFAALLRAPELQSVPFLLETPKGSELLEDARNLEVLRALARGENPDPGPPPSTPEWAKGVLA
- a CDS encoding sulfatase, whose protein sequence is MTRHRLILHGVLQGILFGVVAGVLDAVFSRNEFLDRRLLTVAVLDWVACLALLGAVLGILAALLVHSGHSARRFRSSRVLAASTSAVLAVFPAWFLVLVQLNVVYLGSDTGALSLGVDAGVTVLAIAAGLFLVRGLTHSFASRGILARILASAPGSLLLAGSFLCVAALSWQGGPSATGPPSGSAPGDAPDVVLVLVDTLRRDHLSAEGYARTTSPSLDALAAEGARFPRFTSPSCYTKPAVASLLTSRYPSGHRVGHLRSVLPERLPTLVEAFRDAGYRTAMFCSNPIISAEFGFSQGAEVFHALEKEFTSKTRLGYALFRLAEGGRNLPGVRLWSGLLLGMEKRVLRGPGAEATSLSAPDVTEAFLDWRRSLSGAPSFAYLHYMEPHAPYRVPEGEAPDFAGDGPAPVAEHPSTVGLFLPFSRAQSVPDETREGMILAYDAEIAYLDRVLGGLFDTLRTHPASGRGTLLAVTSDHGEEFHEHGGWGHGQSLYEELLAVPLVLAGPGVPEGVVVDQAAGLLDVGPTLLDLAGLETPAGMSGRSLRSVLEAASSGNVPEPSSEDEVFAEILYGKNYRARSLRRGEWKVIVSRLDDREEVRLYHLMTDPGELRDLAGEQPDRLAELRDRLRARVDLAREGGAPEASAQFDPVTEERLRALGYLK
- a CDS encoding LysM peptidoglycan-binding domain-containing protein; this encodes MTRRGLAVLVGGVLLLPGCLATRSQLAAVEADISRQDAWNDEKLLQFEAELEALRAENEALRARLGVTEDQAEAFASVIGERLQVTAGRAEEADGEIGRQISRVEGVIAETERKRAKERAEDQAEIGRRLEAIVEEVLRENTLLATRLEKLESSAFTYGQLHAVQTGETVESIARKYGVTAADLIRANDLPNANLIREGQELLVPGVSE
- a CDS encoding DPP IV N-terminal domain-containing protein; the encoded protein is MGLRIAAAAACVLTGVSAGAETGAPIIDVEKSADRRIAIGIGSYPELGSIPPSSTPREVLAFDFALSVWFAPVVPEEPPSAMIPDWSRAGAEVFVEFAALAGDVVGRVRDASSGALLFERAGFVSGEVTRQDLHAFADDAVTALTGEPGMAGTQILCEWDPADGKGKRIVRMDADGHGMQEVTGEEALELSPRWAPDGGRCAYTSYSSGWPDVWIQDLDTGSRERVAHFEGLNAQGDFSPDGGRLVLTISRDGNPEIHGMDLETGKVRRLTRHRATDNSPVWSPDGGRIAFVSDRSGGPQVYVLDLETREVRRVTFRGSYNTSPDWSPDGRKIAYSSFRSGGFEVRVVDLATRRVETVASGGDCEDPSWSPDGRSLLYSRSAGRVGERTELVITHLKERRTIRISRGVGRFLAPDWSPLLRRTEEEGR
- a CDS encoding OmpA family protein, translated to MTRRKGMRAYGIVTILSAVGIMAVLLGGCWRKPEVETDPVVPPEPPVVVETETVEEVQPPEREETTVFVDPNVEHASVLRPILFDFNKYAITAAARPMLEEIAVLLRENAAWSVLVEGHCDERGTDEYNLALGEQRAQSAVRYLSELGVGKERFQTLSYGEERPAAPGHDEESWALNRRAEFRVEAPGS